Proteins from a single region of Hordeum vulgare subsp. vulgare chromosome 6H, MorexV3_pseudomolecules_assembly, whole genome shotgun sequence:
- the LOC123402205 gene encoding lysine-rich arabinogalactan protein 19-like: MPTAPAQSPPEPAMPAPTATPVAPAKPPPAVAPVKPPPVVAPVSAPPPVVTPPPVSPPPVKAPPPVTPPPVTAPPPATTPPPAAAPAEAPAPAEAPAVLPPMATAPPVAEAPAVLPPAKAPSKSKNKHKRKRSGKKKSSAPAPEPLSPPAPIAPEPTTVEDVSGPAPSANDLSGSGRQYGAGGSSCRPPPWPRCCCR, translated from the exons ATGCCGACGGCGCCCGCCCAGTCACCTCCCGAGCCGGCCATGCCCGCGCCCACCGCCACCCCCGTCGCGCCCGCTAAGCCGCCACCCGCAGTCGCGCCGGTCAAGCCGCCTCCGGTTGTCGCGCCCGTGTCCGCGCCGCCGCCCGTCGTGACGCCTCCTCCCGTGTCACCACCGCCCGTGAAGGCGCCTCCTCCCGTGACGCCACCACCGGTCACCGCGCCTCCGCCCGCGACGACTCCCCCGCCGGCGGCCGCACCGGCCGAGGCGCCCGCACCGGCCGAGGCGCCCGCGGTGCTCCCTCCCATGGCGACGGCCCCGCCGGTGGCCGAGGCACCCGCCGTGCTGCCTCCGGCCAAGGCTCCGTCCAAGAGCAAGAACAAGCACAAGAGAAAGAGGAGCGGCAAGAAGAAGTCGTCCGCCCCCGCGCCGGAGCCGCTCAGCCCACCGGCCCCCATCGCGCCCGAGCCCACCACCGTGGAGGACGTCTCCGGCCCCGCACCATCCGCCAACGATCTG AGCGGGAGCGGCCGGCAGTACGGCGCTGGGGGATCGTCGTGCAgaccgccgccatggccgcgcTGCTGCTGTCGCTAG